Proteins from one Bdellovibrionales bacterium genomic window:
- a CDS encoding ImmA/IrrE family metallo-endopeptidase: MGQTPIANMGELISDQRIWSSGVNLPDEMSGLFLRHTSIGMAILVNLTMFRGRKRFSYAHGTPMPYSTGIRTATVSTRDNASELIEKRANAFAAALLMPGEGVTEFLRSLDKGLPSRYEQTIFDVATEGRIDTQTRPIPGSQAITHQDAAMLAHHFGVSYQATTYRLRA, encoded by the coding sequence TTGGGTCAGACGCCCATTGCCAACATGGGAGAATTGATCTCGGATCAAAGAATCTGGTCCTCTGGTGTCAACTTGCCTGATGAAATGTCCGGCCTGTTTCTACGCCATACCTCCATCGGCATGGCGATCCTCGTCAATTTGACCATGTTCAGGGGGCGCAAACGCTTTTCCTACGCGCATGGTACGCCCATGCCCTACTCGACCGGGATCCGCACGGCGACGGTCTCGACTCGCGATAATGCTTCCGAACTGATTGAGAAACGGGCGAACGCTTTTGCCGCTGCTTTGCTGATGCCCGGTGAAGGGGTAACGGAGTTCCTCCGCTCTCTCGATAAAGGATTGCCTAGCCGATATGAACAAACGATTTTCGACGTAGCGACGGAGGGGCGGATTGATACTCAAACTCGGCCTATTCCGGGTTCTCAGGCCATTACTCATCAGGATGCGGCAATGCTTGCTCATCACTTCGGGGTGAGCTACCAAGCCACTACTTACCGGCTAAGGGCCTGA
- a CDS encoding helix-turn-helix domain-containing protein: MSFNPNTLGRRLREARENCGLSQQVAADSIGIPRTAVTQLEAGNRAVSTLELAQLAELYKQPVANFFGEQPLHEDDLLVALHRLAPGLDTRSDIKEQVERCLSLCREGCSLEKLLGRSPRSGPPAYNLSAPRTASEAVRQR, translated from the coding sequence ATGTCCTTCAACCCAAACACCCTCGGAAGGAGGCTGCGCGAAGCAAGGGAAAACTGCGGATTGAGTCAACAAGTTGCGGCTGATTCCATCGGCATACCGCGAACGGCGGTCACGCAACTTGAGGCGGGCAACCGTGCCGTTTCAACCCTGGAACTGGCCCAACTTGCGGAGTTGTACAAACAGCCTGTAGCCAATTTCTTTGGCGAACAACCTCTTCATGAGGATGATCTACTGGTCGCACTGCATCGGTTGGCTCCGGGCCTCGATACCCGTTCGGATATCAAAGAACAGGTAGAGCGCTGCCTGAGCCTCTGTCGGGAAGGTTGCTCGCTGGAAAAATTATTGGGCCGATCCCCGCGAAGTGGCCCGCCCGCCTATAACTTGTCCGCGCCACGAACGGCCAGTGAAGCCGTTCGGCAAAGGTGA
- a CDS encoding DUF499 domain-containing protein, with product MMLNYVSLARRTGLASQLYDFLHNLSEEARARDNLVLCVSIPASELEMNPEDQRDYDSYKKLLDRVGKAISMSSGTEVTGIIRRRLFDWYGLPQDGKQAAAEYGAWAHDHQTELANLGGESPEELFLACYPFHPSLISVFQRKWQSLPRFQRTRGILRLLALWVARAYHKNTRKIHGNR from the coding sequence ATGATGCTGAACTACGTCTCTCTCGCGCGCCGCACGGGGCTGGCCTCCCAACTCTACGATTTCCTTCATAACCTCTCCGAAGAAGCCCGCGCCCGCGATAACCTGGTCCTTTGCGTCTCCATTCCGGCCTCCGAGTTGGAAATGAATCCCGAAGATCAACGCGACTACGATTCCTATAAGAAGCTGCTGGATCGGGTGGGCAAAGCCATTAGCATGTCTTCGGGAACCGAAGTCACCGGGATCATCCGCCGCCGCCTGTTTGATTGGTATGGCTTGCCTCAAGACGGCAAACAAGCGGCTGCGGAATACGGGGCCTGGGCGCACGATCACCAAACCGAACTCGCCAATCTGGGCGGGGAATCACCGGAAGAACTGTTCCTCGCCTGCTACCCGTTTCACCCGTCGCTGATTTCCGTGTTTCAGCGCAAATGGCAAAGTCTGCCGCGCTTTCAACGCACGCGCGGGATTTTGCGCCTGCTGGCTCTCTGGGTCGCGCGGGCCTACCATAAGAACACCAGAAAAATTCACGGGAACCGCTGA